Sequence from the Herbaspirillum sp. meg3 genome:
CAAGCTCAAGGCCAAGCTCAAGATCAACTATCACGGCCTCAAACAGTCTTTCACTACCGAAAACACCAATGTGCCGCCAAGCAGCATGACCATGCATTTGGTGGAAGGGCCGTTCAAACATTTCGAAGCACGCTGGAATTTCAAAGTGCTGCGCGATGATGCCTGCAAGATCGAATTCGACATGCAGTACGAGTTTTCGAGTCGCATTCTGGAGTCGGTGATCGGGCCGGTATTTAGCATGATCGCCAACAGCTTTGTCGATTCTTTTTGCAAGCGTGCAGAACAGATATATGGCTGAAGCGGAACAATTGCAAGCAGATCAGTTGCAAGTCGAGATCTGCTATGC
This genomic interval carries:
- a CDS encoding type II toxin-antitoxin system RatA family toxin, encoding MAVVHKTVLINYSAEQMFKLVDRVEDYPEFLPWCGGVDVEERQGDKLKAKLKINYHGLKQSFTTENTNVPPSSMTMHLVEGPFKHFEARWNFKVLRDDACKIEFDMQYEFSSRILESVIGPVFSMIANSFVDSFCKRAEQIYG